One genomic window of Anguilla anguilla isolate fAngAng1 chromosome 13, fAngAng1.pri, whole genome shotgun sequence includes the following:
- the LOC118210559 gene encoding cytochrome c1, heme protein, mitochondrial, which translates to MAALRAVVSTGTGRTLLAAPKAVHSSRASMSFSSLSRGKKVALSTLGVLAAGGAGLALALQQSVKASDLELHPPSYPWSHAGILSSLDHASIRRGYQVYKQVCSACHSMEYLAFRNLVGVSHTEAEVKTLAEEIEVVDGPDDTGEMFTRPGKLSDYFPKPYPNGEAARAANNGALPPDLSYIVNARHGGEDYVFSLLTGYCDPPAGVQVREGLYYNPYFPGQAIGMGPPIYNEVLEYDDGTPATMSQVAKDVCTFLRWAAEPEHDQRKRMGLKLILGAAILTPLVYYMKRHRWSVLKSRKIAYRPPK; encoded by the exons ATGGCGGCCCTGCGAGCGGTGGTGTCGACCGGTACCGGGAGGACTCTCCTGGCCGCGCCGAAAGCAGTCCATTCTTCCCGG GCCAGCATGTCGTTTTCCAGTCTGTCTCGGGGAAAGAAGGTGGCCCTGTCCACCCTGGGGGTAttggcagcagggggcgctggtctGGCCCTGGCACTGCAGCAGTCCGTGAAAGCCTCGGACCTGGAGCTGCACCCGCCCTCGTACCCGTGGAGCCACGCGGGCATCCTGTCGTCCCTGGACCACGCCAG CATTCGCCGAGGGTACCAGGTGTACAAGCAGGTGTGCTCGGCCTGTCACAGCATGGAGTACCTGGCCTTCCGCAACCTGGTGGGCGTGTCGCACACAGAGGCCGAGGTCAAAACCCTGGCCGAAGAG ATCGAAGTGGTGGATGGTCCGGATGACACCGGAGAGATGTTCACCCGCCCGGGGAAGCTGTCGGATTACTTCCCCAAACCGTACCCCAACGGCGAGGCCGCCCGCGCGGCCAACAACGGGGCCCTGCCGCCGGACCTCAGCTACATCGTCAACGCCAG GCACGGGGGGGAGGACTACGTCTTCTCCTTGTTGACGGGGTACTGCGACCCCCCCGCAGGAGTTCAGGTCAGGGAGGGGCTCTATTACAACCCTTACTTCCCGGGCCAGGCCATCGGCATGGGCCCCCCCATCTACAACGAGGTTCTGGAGTACGACGATG GGACTCCGGCCACCATGAGCCAGGTGGCCAAGGATGTGTGCACCTTCCTACGCTGGGCGGCCGAGCCGGAGCACGACCAGCGCAAGCGCATGGGCCTGAAG CTGATCCTGGGTGCTGCCATCCTGACCCCGCTGGTCTACTACATGAAGAGGCACCGGTGGTCCGTGCTGAAGAGCCGCAAGATCGCCTACAGACCGCCCAAATAG